A section of the Humulus lupulus chromosome 2, drHumLupu1.1, whole genome shotgun sequence genome encodes:
- the LOC133818186 gene encoding PWWP domain-containing protein 3: protein MGTVETRSTTLVPSSATGTPEPAKAQAPKEKSLKEALESCSTQKSAGPKSLVEGCVEVKNEGLSGDLGQGAVDTDISSQRGSSDVEKGGLAESTHSLRRGSVEKFEDGDKASNGEKGGLERLDVSLDENGRENGELRSMEVPIEDLSESNDGEVEDMGEEGHKFLVGDFVWGKVRSHPWWPGQIYDPSYASEFAAKKKVKDRYLVAYFGDGTFAWCPPSQLKPFEENFDEMSKQSNMKTFVSAVQQAIDEIGRLLELKMICSCVPKENRTGLGQPLAENAGIKEGVLVPDGESRKLSGVFAEPSELLAELKRVGHDVYLTNGLELKVLRSRLSAFYRTRGGYDLPEYHDPKPVSGLDDGVKSVEVPTQGPFEEWLPSPMSVDTIQANEGMLQSSPVVSESKKTHRRKQRSMADLIGESKKTTGGKLDSEEKSSEKSAPPVVKNGKDTKDEEMATDETNSEKSAPRSGTKKRKDKEESDSQDDSLISLKGKRRKAGLLGFPVSTSSDIDSSVKKGGDLEKQNTKEGLVSKGRTKKKGINIECDDSDVKTRSGIGSGSRNLNLDIGSVKSDESAVREQLELASSPRERKKSKYLSPPFTMLNSGKRRREMEAELLRFATEVSMEGKNAVEADQNVVSSPISKDSSEALQNHVSTEPGPGDVTGKSLGSSPIPKTPTENPNKIIDGTKANVPANELLSEVLCVAVNPFTPRGKKSQQMVGDFISLYRSLVYLNGPNYKLYNKRQSRRKRKNLDSESGSQKEDPEQTAEKSTEQESGRRKVKNQKMGADKPKEKGAVDTPDVKLDKQKPMKGAGSPEAKKVDKESVEGKSSPAALFVTFGPGSSLPTKASLIQMYGKYGELDETETEMFYNNFCARVSFNKISNAEVAFNDSQTSSPFGNASVSFRLQYHSGAFKTRELSEISRRQRNASPLQNNVTTPKKPRSQPKGSSEADLNFIKEKLEKISSMLEDKTSKVSPRTKSKLQAEINELLEKVGTMVGGSSS from the coding sequence ATGGGAACTGTCGAGACAAGATCAACAACCCTAGTACCCTCGTCTGCTACTGGTACGCCTGAACCAGCTAAAGCTCAAGCCCCAAAAGAGAAATCCCTTAAAGAAGCTCTTGAGAGTTGTTCGACCCAGAAGAGTGCGGGTCCGAAGTCCTTGGTAGAAGGTTGCGTTGAGGTGAAGAATGAAGGCTTGAGTGGTGATTTGGGTCAAGGGGCTGTCGATACCGATATTTCGAGTCAAAGGGGTTCTTCGGATGTTGAGAAAGGTGGTCTTGCTGAGTCTACGCATAGTCTTCGGCGTGGGTCTGTTGAAAAGTTTGAAGATGGGGATAAAGCAAGTAATGGTGAAAAAGGCGGCCTTGAACGGCTTGACGTTTCTTTGGATGAAAATGGACGTGAAAATGGTGAGTTGAGGTCGATGGAGGTGCCCATTGAGGATCTTAGTGAAAGCAACGATGGGGAAGTAGAGGACATGGGTGAAGAAGGGCACAAGTTTTTGGTGGGTGATTTTGTTTGGGGTAAAGTGAGGAGCCATCCATGGTGGCCTGGGCAGATATATGACCCGTCGTATGCGTCGGAGTTTGCTGCGAAGAAGAAAGTCAAGGATCGATATCTCGTGGCTTACTTTGGTGATGGAACATTCGCTTGGTGCCCTCCATCTCAATTGAAGCCTTTTGAGGAGAATTTTGATGAGATGTCGAAGCAAAGTAACATGAAGACTTTTGTCAGTGCTGTGCAACAGGCTATTGATGAGATTGGTAGACTTTTGGAGTTGAAGATGATTTGCTCTTGTGTACCGAAAGAGAATAGAACTGGGCTTGGTCAACCGTTGGCAGAGAATGCTGGTATTAAGGAGGGAGTTCTTGTACCTGACGGTGAAAGTAGGAAGCTTTCAGGTGTCTTTGCTGAGCCATCTGAGCTTCTTGCTGAACTTAAACGTGTTGGACATGATGTTTATCTGACTAATGGGCTTGAGCTCAAGGTGTTAAGGAGTCGATTGTCTGCTTTTTATCGGACTCGAGGGGGTTATGATTTGCCTGAATACCATGATCCCAAGCCAGTTTCGGGTCTTGACGATGGCGTGAAATCAGTCGAAGTCCCAACCCAAGGGCCATTTGAAGAGTGGCTTCCCTCACCAATGAGTGTTGATACCATCCAAGCTAATGAAGGTATGTTGCAAAGCTCTCCTGTGGTTTCAgaaagcaagaaaactcatagaAGGAAGCAGAGAAGTATGGCTGATCTAATCGGCGAAAGCAAGAAAACTACGGGTGGGAAGTTGGATTCAGAAGAAAAAAGCTCAGAGAAATCAGCACCTCCTGTGGTGAAGAATGGGAAAGACACTAAGGACGAGGAAATGGCTACAGATGAAACTAACTCGGAGAAATCAGCCCCTCGTTCAGGGACAAAGAAGAGGAAAGATAAAGAGGAATCTGATAGTCAAGATGACAGTTTGATTTCCCTAAAAGGGAAGAGAAGAAAGGCCGGGTTGTTGGGGTTTCCTGTAAGCACTAGTAGCGACATTGATAGCAGTGTTAAGAAAGGTGGAGACTTGGAGAAGCAAAACACTAAAGAAGGCCTTGTTTCGAAGGGAAGGACTAAGAAAAAAGGCATCAACATTGAGTGCGACGATAGTGATGTTAAAACTAGATCTGGAATTGGTTCGGGTTCCAGAAATTTGAACTTGGACATCGGTAGTGTAAAAAGCGATGAAAGTGCGGTCAGGGAACAATTGGAGTTGGCTTCTTCACCTAGGGAAAGAAAAAAGAGCAAGTACTTGTCCCCTCCCTTCACAATGTTAAATAGTGGTAAAAGGAGAAGAGAAATGGAGGCGGAGTTATTAAGATTCGCTACCGAGGTGAGTATGGAGGGAAAAAATGCCGTGGAAGCGGACCAAAATGTTGTATCGTCTCCTATTTCAAAGGACAGTTCCGAGGCATTGCAGAACCACGTCTCTACAGAGCCTGGTCCTGGTGATGTAACTGGCAAGTCTCTTGGCTCAAGTCCTATTCCCAAGACACCAACCGAAAATCCGAACAAGATTATTGATGGAACAAAAGCTAATGTACCAGCAAATGAATTACTATCTGAAGTGCTTTGTGTGGCTGTGAATCCATTTACTCCAAGGGGAAAGAAATCTCAGCAGATGGTTGGGGACTTTATATCTCTTTACAGAAGCTTGGTATACCTCAATGGTCCCAACTACAAACTATACAACAAGCGTCAATCTCGTAGAAAGAGAAAGAATTTAGATTCTGAATCTGGGTCCCAGAAGGAAGATCCAGAGCAGACAGCTGAAAAGTCTACTGAACAAGAGTCTGGGCGAAGGAAAGTCAAAAACCAAAAGATGGGAGCGGATAAGCCTAAAGAAAAGGGAGCGGTTGACACTCCTGATGTGAAGTTGGATAAGCAAAAGCCAATGAAAGGTGCTGGATCTCCAGAGGCGAAGAAAGTGGATAAAGAGAGTGTCGAGGGAAAGTCTTCTCCTGCTGCTCTTTTCGTTACATTTGGCCCAGGGTCTTCACTGCCCACTAAAGCTAGTCTCATTCAGATGTATGGTAAATACGGGGAATTGGATGAAACTGAGACAGAAATGTTCTACAACAATTTCTGTGCCCGGGTTTCTTTCAATAAAATATCTAATGCTGAAGTAGCCTTCAATGATTCACAAACTTCTAGCCCTTTTGGCAATGCTAGTGTTAGTTTCCGGCTTCAGTATCACTCCGGCGCATTCAAGACTCGGGAACTCAGTGAAATATCCAGGCGGCAGAGAAATGCTTCTCCACTCCAGAACAATGTCACCACCCCAAAGAAACCGAGGTCGCAGCCAAAAGGAAGTTCTGAAGCAGACCTCAATTTCATAAAAGAGAAACTTGAGAAGATCTCCTCAATGCTGGAAGATAAAACTTCCAAAGTCTCGCCAAGGACGAAATCAAAACTACAGGCTGAGATAAATGAACTGTTGGAGAAGGTAGGCACAATGGTTGGAGGATCGTCATCTTAA